A part of Winslowiella toletana genomic DNA contains:
- the dinG gene encoding ATP-dependent DNA helicase DinG — translation MLTSALKAQIGQWYKALQQQVPDFIPRTPQRQMIAEVAKTLAGDAGRHLAIEAPTGVGKTLSYLIPGIAVGRAQEKPLVVSTANVALQDQIFSKDLPLLKKIIPDLKFTAAFGRGRYVCPRNLSALAADKDQQGDLLLFLDDELTASKDERAQCAVLQKSLDRYQWDGLRDHSEEAIEDSLWQRLSTDKANCLGHNCHWYRECPFFVARREIENADVVVANHALVMAALENESVLPPAKNLLLVLDEGHHLPEVARDALEMSAEITPGWTSVQLDLFVRLVELCMAQFRPKTPPPLANIERLKGHCEEMREQLQMLSAMLALWLPKDEIAGEYRFEMGQLPEEILTLCARLFKLSDALRGLSEALLNDLSDKTGQYDVVRLHRTLLQMNRAFAWFESISKLWRLAAMEQASGAPVSKWVTRENREGNAHLLFHCAGIRVSEQLEKLLWRKVPHVVVTSATLRSLSSFNRLQEMSGLSEKPGDRFVALDSPFNHIEQGKLVIPQMRHEPVMASEPQHIAEMAHFFRQQMTQAQHKGILVLFASGRAMQLFLTHVTDLRLMMLVQGDKPRSRLVALHRQRVEQGETSILVGLQSFAEGLDLKGELLTQVHIHKIAFPPIDSPVILTEGEWLKSLKRYPFEVQSLPSASFNLIQQVGRLIRSHECFGEIVIYDRRLISKRYGPRLLAALPVFPIEQPAMPAGDPPPALKEKSAKKTRRRR, via the coding sequence ATGCTTACCTCCGCGCTAAAAGCGCAAATCGGCCAGTGGTACAAGGCCCTGCAACAACAGGTTCCCGATTTTATCCCGCGTACACCGCAGCGCCAGATGATCGCCGAAGTGGCGAAAACGCTGGCGGGCGACGCGGGACGACATCTGGCGATTGAAGCGCCCACCGGCGTCGGAAAAACGCTGTCCTATCTGATCCCTGGCATTGCGGTTGGTCGTGCGCAGGAGAAACCGCTGGTGGTCAGCACCGCCAATGTGGCCCTGCAGGATCAAATCTTCAGTAAAGATTTGCCGCTGCTGAAAAAAATTATCCCCGATCTTAAATTTACGGCTGCCTTTGGTCGCGGGCGTTATGTGTGTCCGCGTAATCTGTCGGCGCTGGCGGCTGACAAAGATCAGCAGGGCGATCTGTTGCTGTTTCTCGATGACGAACTTACCGCCAGCAAAGATGAGCGTGCCCAGTGCGCGGTCCTGCAAAAATCCCTCGACCGCTACCAGTGGGATGGTCTGCGCGATCACAGCGAGGAAGCGATTGAAGACTCTCTGTGGCAGCGCCTGAGTACCGATAAAGCCAACTGTCTGGGACATAACTGCCACTGGTATCGCGAGTGCCCGTTCTTTGTGGCGCGCCGCGAAATTGAGAATGCTGATGTGGTAGTGGCTAACCATGCACTGGTGATGGCCGCGCTGGAAAATGAGTCGGTATTGCCACCGGCAAAAAATCTGTTGCTGGTGCTGGATGAAGGCCATCATTTACCTGAGGTGGCGCGCGATGCGCTGGAGATGAGCGCGGAAATCACCCCGGGCTGGACCAGTGTGCAACTCGATCTGTTTGTGCGTCTGGTGGAGCTGTGTATGGCGCAGTTCCGGCCAAAAACACCGCCGCCGCTGGCCAATATTGAACGGCTGAAGGGGCACTGCGAAGAGATGCGTGAGCAGTTGCAGATGCTGTCGGCGATGCTGGCGCTGTGGCTGCCAAAAGATGAGATCGCTGGTGAATACCGCTTTGAGATGGGGCAACTGCCGGAAGAGATCCTTACCCTGTGCGCGCGTCTGTTTAAGCTGAGCGATGCCCTGCGTGGTCTGTCAGAGGCGTTGCTTAACGATCTGAGCGACAAAACCGGCCAGTATGATGTGGTGCGCCTGCACCGCACACTGTTACAGATGAATCGGGCCTTTGCGTGGTTCGAGTCGATCAGCAAGCTATGGCGTCTGGCGGCGATGGAGCAAGCCTCGGGCGCACCAGTATCAAAATGGGTGACGCGTGAAAACCGCGAAGGCAATGCGCACCTGCTGTTTCACTGCGCCGGCATTCGCGTCAGTGAGCAGCTGGAGAAACTGCTGTGGCGCAAAGTGCCACATGTGGTGGTGACCTCCGCGACGTTGCGTTCGCTGAGCAGTTTTAACCGCCTGCAGGAGATGTCTGGCCTCAGTGAAAAGCCCGGTGACCGCTTTGTCGCGCTGGATTCTCCTTTTAATCATATTGAGCAGGGAAAACTGGTCATTCCGCAGATGCGCCATGAGCCGGTAATGGCCAGCGAGCCGCAACATATTGCGGAAATGGCGCATTTTTTCCGTCAGCAAATGACGCAAGCGCAGCATAAAGGGATTCTGGTGCTGTTTGCCAGTGGCCGCGCCATGCAGCTGTTTCTGACGCATGTTACCGATTTGCGGCTGATGATGCTGGTGCAGGGCGATAAACCACGTAGTCGCCTGGTGGCGCTGCATCGTCAGCGGGTGGAGCAGGGTGAAACCAGCATTCTGGTAGGCCTGCAATCGTTCGCCGAGGGGCTGGATCTGAAAGGCGAGCTGCTGACGCAGGTACATATCCATAAAATTGCTTTTCCCCCGATCGACAGTCCGGTAATTTTGACCGAAGGGGAGTGGCTGAAAAGCCTGAAACGTTATCCGTTTGAGGTACAGAGTTTACCCAGCGCGTCGTTTAATCTGATTCAACAGGTGGGTCGTCTGATTCGTAGTCACGAATGTTTCGGTGAGATTGTGATTTACGATCGACGCTTAATCAGCAAACGTTATGGCCCACGTCTGCTGGCTGCGCTGCCGGTGTTTCCGATTGAACAGCCCGCGATGCCGGCAGGGGACCCACCGCCAGCGCTAAAAGAAAAAAGCGCCAAAAAAACCAGACGGCGGCGCTGA
- the ybiB gene encoding DNA-binding protein YbiB: MEYSKIIKEVGRGKNHARDIDIDTARALYRSMLAGEVPELELGGLLIALRIKGEGEEEMLGFYQAMQEQVLQLTPPAGKPLPVVIPSYNGARKQANLTPLLALLLSKLGFPVVVHAVSDDPTRVTSEAVFSALGITPVMDARSAQQQLDAGELVLMSVATLCPPLATQLSLRWRMGVRNSAHTLAKLATPFAEAAALRLSSVSHPEYIARVAKFFTAIGGAALLMNGTEGEVYANLQRCPAITLIGGQQTEPQLLLARQEEVAIARDALPLSKEAAGTAGWIQRVVNKDLPVPHSLRLQLACCFVASGQTADIASGLAELDAAGY, from the coding sequence ATGGAATACAGCAAAATTATTAAAGAAGTGGGGCGTGGCAAAAACCATGCGCGTGATATCGATATTGATACGGCGCGTGCGCTCTATCGCAGCATGCTGGCGGGGGAAGTGCCGGAACTGGAGCTGGGTGGCCTGTTAATCGCCTTGCGTATTAAGGGGGAAGGCGAAGAGGAGATGCTGGGTTTTTACCAGGCGATGCAGGAGCAGGTGCTGCAGCTGACGCCGCCTGCCGGTAAACCGCTGCCGGTTGTGATCCCCAGCTATAACGGCGCGCGTAAGCAGGCCAATCTGACGCCTTTACTGGCGCTGCTGCTGTCAAAACTTGGCTTTCCGGTGGTGGTGCATGCGGTCAGTGACGATCCCACTCGCGTGACCAGTGAAGCGGTGTTTAGCGCGCTGGGCATTACGCCGGTGATGGATGCGCGATCCGCCCAGCAACAGCTGGATGCCGGTGAGCTGGTTTTGATGTCGGTAGCTACGCTCTGTCCGCCGCTGGCAACACAACTCTCCCTGCGCTGGCGCATGGGGGTGCGTAACAGCGCGCATACGCTGGCGAAGCTGGCTACGCCATTTGCGGAAGCCGCTGCGCTGCGCCTCTCCAGCGTTTCACATCCGGAATATATTGCGCGGGTGGCGAAGTTCTTTACTGCCATTGGCGGCGCCGCTTTGCTGATGAATGGCACGGAAGGTGAAGTCTACGCTAATCTGCAACGTTGTCCGGCAATCACGCTGATCGGTGGTCAGCAGACGGAACCGCAGCTACTGCTGGCGCGTCAGGAGGAGGTGGCTATCGCGCGTGATGCGCTGCCGTTATCCAAAGAAGCCGCCGGGACGGCTGGCTGGATCCAGCGGGTGGTCAATAAAGATCTACCGGTGCCGCACTCATTGCGGTTACAGCTGGCCTGCTGCTTTGTCGCCAGCGGGCAAACGGCGGATATCGCCAGCGGTCTTGCTGAACTGGATGCCGCGGGTTATTAA
- a CDS encoding M60 family metallopeptidase, whose product MKKSVYLLLTGVVMTPLVAAAADAGPQENYWWSSEAQNTGFQEALKQFDLTPQQLTSDPQSALARSQDRNDPLYWIKRTLAIYPAENGRAFNIPVTEVHANGRARTHAGGRTGHFITPIFMQAGDKIKVSAGDYSDNQIDCSVSTGVKFNDENHIFDVIKLVKNSSVEYQARQQGTLMLACFDKTRDMQHYETMVPVTIGSGGKTYPMFIFGRSSQQEWETQISQTPNPLGQVLLFSGRSRLYAPAAKAQASAKDNIISLMREHLLMTIESDKVNGFDSTQSALNLPTQGLINASYEGCCSAAGGQGLVRIGFSNKLRPTAWGEWHEYGHQYQFGGVNWSGLGEVSVNIYSVAIQHLLTGKVNAKACFQNKSDKDGVVSRDPDAVVNFLKSGEPYQFDQGGSGTEFARMVMFCQLLSSYDNLYPQLGKAWRAAYHYGDNAGQFNTVQKTKDWFVINASRFSGHDLRSFFDKWGLGYSSAAAAEIVSLRLPAPDEVISEPEPQPEPQPEPQPEPQPEPQPEPQPEPQPEPQPEPQPEPQPEPQPEPQPEPQPEPQPEPQPEPQPEPQPEPQPGYPAFSDNMVYHAGDIVKSRDGKLYQCKPWPYTGWCTVKTAAQMLHYEPGMGLNWKDAWTLYQ is encoded by the coding sequence ATGAAGAAGTCGGTTTATTTACTGTTAACCGGTGTTGTTATGACTCCGCTGGTAGCAGCCGCTGCGGATGCTGGCCCACAGGAGAATTACTGGTGGAGCAGCGAAGCGCAAAACACGGGTTTTCAGGAGGCGCTAAAGCAATTTGATCTGACGCCGCAGCAGTTAACATCCGATCCGCAAAGCGCACTGGCGCGCTCGCAGGACCGAAATGATCCGTTGTACTGGATCAAACGCACGCTGGCGATCTATCCGGCGGAGAATGGTCGTGCATTTAACATCCCTGTTACTGAAGTGCATGCTAATGGCCGTGCGCGCACCCATGCGGGCGGCAGAACCGGGCATTTTATTACGCCGATATTTATGCAGGCTGGCGATAAAATTAAGGTCAGTGCAGGTGATTATAGCGATAATCAAATCGACTGTAGCGTTTCAACGGGTGTCAAATTTAATGATGAAAACCATATTTTTGATGTCATCAAACTGGTTAAAAACAGTAGCGTTGAATATCAGGCCAGACAACAGGGTACCTTAATGCTGGCGTGTTTCGATAAAACTCGTGATATGCAGCATTATGAAACCATGGTGCCAGTAACTATTGGGTCTGGCGGTAAAACCTATCCGATGTTTATTTTTGGCCGTTCGTCGCAGCAGGAATGGGAAACGCAGATCAGTCAGACGCCTAATCCGCTGGGCCAGGTGCTGCTGTTTAGCGGGCGTTCACGCCTCTATGCGCCAGCGGCTAAAGCGCAAGCCTCCGCGAAGGACAATATCATCAGCTTAATGCGTGAGCACCTGCTGATGACCATCGAAAGCGATAAGGTCAACGGTTTTGACAGCACGCAAAGTGCGTTAAACCTGCCGACGCAGGGGCTGATTAACGCCTCCTACGAAGGTTGCTGTTCTGCGGCGGGTGGCCAGGGGTTGGTACGGATTGGTTTCAGTAACAAACTCAGACCGACCGCCTGGGGCGAATGGCATGAATACGGTCATCAGTATCAGTTTGGCGGCGTGAACTGGTCGGGGCTGGGCGAGGTGAGTGTCAATATTTACTCGGTGGCGATTCAGCATTTGTTAACCGGCAAAGTGAATGCTAAAGCCTGTTTTCAGAATAAAAGCGACAAAGATGGCGTAGTCTCGCGCGATCCTGATGCGGTCGTAAACTTTCTGAAATCCGGTGAGCCTTATCAGTTTGATCAGGGTGGCAGCGGCACGGAATTTGCGCGGATGGTGATGTTCTGCCAGCTGTTGTCCAGCTATGACAACCTGTATCCGCAACTGGGCAAAGCATGGCGCGCGGCTTATCACTATGGTGATAATGCGGGGCAGTTTAACACCGTGCAGAAAACCAAAGACTGGTTTGTGATTAATGCCAGCCGTTTCTCTGGCCATGATTTGCGCAGCTTCTTTGATAAGTGGGGACTGGGTTATAGCTCTGCCGCCGCCGCTGAAATCGTCAGTCTGCGCCTGCCGGCGCCTGATGAGGTAATTAGCGAACCGGAACCGCAGCCGGAACCGCAGCCGGAACCGCAGCCGGAACCGCAGCCGGAACCGCAGCCGGAACCGCAGCCGGAACCGCAGCCGGAACCGCAGCCGGAACCGCAGCCGGAACCGCAGCCGGAACCGCAGCCGGAACCGCAGCCGGAACCGCAGCCGGAACCGCAGCCGGAACCGCAGCCGGAACCACAGCCGGAACCACAACCGGAACCGCAGCCTGGCTATCCTGCTTTCAGTGATAATATGGTTTATCACGCCGGCGATATTGTGAAATCACGCGATGGCAAGCTCTATCAGTGCAAGCCATGGCCGTACACTGGCTGGTGTACGGTGAAAACTGCAGCACAAATGTTGCATTATGAACCCGGCATGGGCCTGAACTGGAAAGACGCATGGACGCTGTATCAGTAA
- a CDS encoding M20 aminoacylase family protein, with amino-acid sequence MTIPVSLIEEAINWRRQLHARPELGYQEHQTSRMVAEQLRAFGLQVHTGLAGTGVVGTLENGPGPVIGLRADMDALPMTELGNPPHKSNHPGVMHACGHDGHTAILLATAKLLSQTRRFSGTLHFVFQPAEENLGGARKMVEDGLFTLFPMDAIYGLHNWPGLPIGAVAVNSGVMMASLDSFEITLTGKSCHAAMPESGADPIVTAAELIMALQTIPARRLSPLASAVVSITQINGGEAINVIPEQVKLRGTVRCLQSEVRTKVRGLIDEFVTTLPTPFDVEGTINWYPGYPVTKNHPQPAINVREAAISALGEDALRWEVNPSMASEDFGCMLEACPGAYFWIGADGDTPSRPLHNAWYDFNDAIIEQGIGIWLRLVERLLALK; translated from the coding sequence ATGACCATTCCTGTTTCGTTAATTGAAGAAGCAATTAACTGGCGACGCCAGCTACATGCACGGCCCGAACTGGGCTATCAGGAACATCAGACATCGCGAATGGTCGCCGAACAGCTGCGGGCCTTTGGTCTGCAGGTGCATACAGGGCTGGCGGGCACCGGTGTGGTCGGCACGCTGGAAAACGGGCCGGGTCCGGTCATTGGTCTGCGTGCGGATATGGATGCGCTGCCAATGACTGAACTGGGTAATCCCCCCCATAAATCAAACCATCCCGGCGTGATGCATGCCTGTGGGCATGACGGCCATACCGCGATCCTGCTGGCGACCGCTAAGCTGCTTAGCCAGACGCGGCGCTTTAGCGGCACCCTGCACTTTGTCTTCCAGCCCGCTGAAGAAAATCTTGGCGGCGCGCGCAAAATGGTCGAAGACGGCTTATTTACTCTGTTTCCGATGGATGCCATTTACGGTCTGCATAACTGGCCGGGACTGCCAATCGGTGCTGTTGCGGTCAACAGCGGCGTTATGATGGCGTCACTGGATTCATTTGAAATCACCCTGACCGGTAAAAGCTGCCACGCCGCAATGCCCGAAAGCGGCGCCGACCCGATAGTGACCGCCGCTGAACTGATTATGGCGCTGCAGACTATTCCGGCGCGCCGCCTGTCGCCGCTCGCCTCAGCCGTCGTCAGCATCACCCAGATTAATGGCGGCGAAGCCATTAATGTGATCCCGGAACAGGTGAAACTGCGCGGTACGGTGCGTTGTTTACAAAGCGAAGTGCGCACTAAAGTTCGCGGATTGATTGATGAGTTTGTGACTACTTTACCGACACCATTTGACGTCGAGGGAACGATTAACTGGTATCCCGGCTACCCGGTAACCAAAAATCATCCGCAGCCGGCAATCAATGTGCGCGAGGCGGCGATTAGCGCGTTGGGCGAAGATGCTTTGCGCTGGGAAGTGAATCCATCAATGGCATCAGAAGATTTTGGCTGCATGCTGGAAGCCTGTCCGGGCGCTTATTTCTGGATTGGCGCCGACGGCGACACCCCTTCACGCCCGCTGCATAATGCCTGGTATGATTTTAACGATGCGATCATTGAGCAGGGAATTGGCATCTGGCTGCGGCTGGTGGAACGCCTGCTGGCGTTAAAATAG
- a CDS encoding ABC transporter substrate-binding protein, whose translation MLSLRALKNTLAAACCFGLLASTSSVAAPEAGTLKMGVEPWLGYGQWHVAVAHDLFKKQGFEKVEVINFAEDKDINAALASGQIDAANIASHTAMGMISAGLPVKVVLLLDQSNTADAMLVSKEIGSLKDLQGKQVAYEEGTTSDILLRSALASAGMAFSDIKPVPMPAASAGSALIAKRVPAAVTYEPYLSVAMQGDASLKMLYSGHSDPGLISDVLVVRDDAIKNKPGQIAALIKTWDAALAHYQANTVADRAVIAKAVGATPDELKTAFDGVKYYTLAENKQLLSHDYSSKTFPHILKAATEAGIIQQPVTPAQVIDASFVNAD comes from the coding sequence ATGCTTTCTCTCCGTGCGTTGAAAAACACTCTCGCCGCTGCCTGCTGTTTTGGTCTGCTGGCTTCCACCTCATCTGTGGCGGCTCCGGAAGCAGGAACCCTGAAGATGGGGGTTGAACCCTGGCTTGGCTACGGCCAGTGGCATGTTGCCGTTGCGCATGACCTGTTTAAAAAACAGGGGTTTGAAAAGGTCGAGGTGATTAACTTCGCCGAAGATAAAGATATTAACGCGGCGCTGGCCAGTGGGCAAATTGATGCGGCAAATATCGCTTCCCACACGGCGATGGGCATGATCTCCGCTGGCCTGCCGGTGAAAGTGGTGCTGCTGCTCGATCAAAGCAACACCGCCGATGCGATGCTGGTGTCGAAAGAGATCGGCTCGTTAAAAGATTTGCAAGGCAAGCAGGTCGCCTATGAAGAGGGCACCACCAGCGACATTCTGCTGCGCAGCGCGCTGGCGTCGGCAGGCATGGCCTTCAGTGATATCAAGCCGGTGCCGATGCCTGCGGCTTCTGCCGGTAGTGCGTTGATTGCCAAACGTGTTCCGGCGGCTGTCACTTATGAACCCTATCTGTCAGTGGCGATGCAGGGCGATGCCAGCCTGAAAATGCTCTACAGCGGCCACTCCGATCCGGGCCTGATCAGTGACGTGCTGGTGGTGCGTGATGACGCGATTAAAAACAAACCCGGCCAGATTGCCGCCCTGATTAAAACCTGGGATGCGGCGCTGGCGCACTACCAGGCCAACACGGTTGCCGACCGCGCCGTGATTGCCAAAGCGGTTGGCGCGACGCCGGATGAGCTGAAAACCGCCTTTGATGGTGTGAAGTACTACACGCTGGCAGAGAACAAACAGTTGCTGAGCCATGACTACTCCAGCAAAACCTTCCCGCATATTCTGAAAGCCGCCACGGAAGCCGGCATTATCCAGCAACCGGTGACGCCGGCGCAGGTGATTGACGCCAGTTTTGTTAATGCCGATTAA
- a CDS encoding ABC transporter permease, translating into MSSLKLEGASPPSKPRRRRWSLMTIGKAPTQSQFLTIAIIVFVVLTGSWWLATRSGAIPPLFLPGLDRVWQRMLALAVNGTLWSDVQSSLYRIVIAFAISSLMAIVIGVLAGCYGLFKAIVEPLVDFIRYMPVVAFVPLTILWTGTDDFQKFLVIWIGTFFQQVLMMIDAVKRVPIDFIGLGRTLGMPDRKILFRIVLPAAFPAIWDALRISLGWAWTWLVLAELVASTSGLGYRIVVSQRYFQTDTIIGYILLLGLLGLITDQLMRAAERVLFRYNRRRS; encoded by the coding sequence ATGAGTTCGTTAAAACTGGAGGGCGCCAGCCCTCCGTCAAAACCGCGTCGTCGTCGCTGGAGCCTGATGACGATCGGCAAAGCGCCAACCCAGAGTCAGTTTCTGACGATCGCCATTATCGTGTTTGTGGTGCTGACTGGCAGCTGGTGGCTGGCGACGAGAAGCGGTGCGATCCCGCCGCTGTTTCTGCCAGGACTGGATCGCGTCTGGCAGCGCATGCTGGCGCTGGCGGTTAACGGCACGCTGTGGAGCGATGTGCAGAGCAGTCTGTACCGTATTGTTATCGCCTTTGCCATTTCATCGCTGATGGCGATTGTGATTGGCGTGCTGGCCGGTTGCTACGGGCTGTTTAAAGCGATTGTTGAACCGCTGGTGGATTTTATCCGCTATATGCCGGTGGTGGCTTTTGTGCCGCTGACCATTTTGTGGACCGGCACCGACGACTTCCAGAAGTTTCTGGTGATCTGGATTGGCACCTTTTTCCAGCAGGTGCTGATGATGATTGATGCAGTAAAACGCGTACCGATCGATTTTATCGGTCTGGGCCGCACGCTGGGTATGCCGGACCGCAAAATCCTGTTCCGTATTGTGTTGCCGGCGGCGTTTCCGGCCATCTGGGATGCACTGCGTATCAGCCTTGGCTGGGCGTGGACCTGGCTGGTGCTGGCGGAGCTGGTGGCCTCAACCTCCGGCCTCGGCTATCGCATTGTGGTATCACAACGCTATTTCCAGACTGACACCATTATTGGCTACATTCTGCTGCTGGGTCTGCTGGGATTAATCACCGACCAGCTGATGCGCGCCGCCGAGCGTGTGCTGTTCCGCTACAACCGGAGACGTTCCTGA
- a CDS encoding ABC transporter ATP-binding protein, protein MATLTLKNLDKSFSLGKTRRQVLHGIDLTLNDNEFVSIVGSSGCGKSTLLSIAAGLEEFDSGDVLVDGRSITGPGIDRGVVFQSYTLLPWLTARQNIEFALKAAGIPANQCRDIAQQHLELVKLGSSGDRWPGELSGGMKQRVAIARALSYRPKILLMDEPFGALDAMTRHQMQQLLIEIWEKHRLTVMFVTHDIEEAVWLSDRIVVMGPGVIDSTFDVNLPRPRLETMNREPEFIDLQHRVLDRIRQPALAN, encoded by the coding sequence ATGGCGACATTGACCTTAAAAAATCTGGATAAGAGCTTCTCTCTGGGGAAAACGCGGCGTCAGGTGCTGCACGGTATCGATTTAACCCTGAATGATAACGAATTTGTCTCGATTGTCGGTTCGTCCGGCTGCGGCAAAAGCACTCTGTTGTCGATTGCCGCCGGGCTGGAAGAGTTCGACAGCGGCGATGTGCTGGTGGATGGCCGTTCGATTACCGGCCCCGGCATCGACCGTGGCGTGGTGTTTCAGTCCTACACGCTGCTGCCGTGGCTGACTGCGCGGCAGAATATTGAATTTGCGCTGAAAGCGGCGGGGATTCCGGCGAATCAGTGCCGCGATATTGCCCAGCAGCATCTGGAACTGGTGAAGCTGGGCAGCTCCGGTGACCGCTGGCCGGGCGAGCTTTCCGGCGGTATGAAGCAGCGCGTCGCCATTGCACGCGCGCTCTCATACCGGCCAAAGATCCTGCTGATGGATGAGCCTTTTGGCGCGCTTGACGCCATGACGCGCCATCAGATGCAACAGTTGCTGATTGAAATCTGGGAGAAACACCGTCTGACGGTGATGTTTGTTACCCATGATATTGAAGAGGCGGTATGGCTGTCGGATCGCATTGTGGTGATGGGGCCTGGGGTAATTGACTCAACCTTTGACGTCAATCTGCCACGCCCGCGTCTGGAAACCATGAACCGTGAGCCTGAATTTATTGACCTGCAACATCGCGTGCTGGATCGCATTCGCCAGCCTGCGCTCGCTAACTAA
- the hisD gene encoding histidinol dehydrogenase, protein MSVTFHDLSAADQLPTQLFKRTESDLSFFSERVTPIIAAVQAQGDAALIRFGREFDGVQPEHFSLRAEESEFDEAFARMDPEVIASIRFSVENVRAFHEAQKPEEMWLKEMQPGAFAGDRHVPIDAVACYVPRGKGSFPSVLIMTAVPAVVAGVPRAIVITPPGPDGKVDDATLVAARLVGITEIYKCGGAQGVAAVAYGTETVPKCLKIVGPGSPWVVAAKRQLTHLLDPGVPAGPSESLILADDSVDGALAALDLLIESEHGPDSSAYLVTSSRRVAEQAIAALPGYWAQQTEQRAGFSQQVLCGDHGGVVLTKDFATAVEFVNQYAPEHLEILTAEPMAVMTQIRNAGEILLGKYTPITLGNFVLGPNAVLPTNGAAKTAGPLSVFDYMKRISVGYVTAAGYQPLADKARRFAEYEGFPGHALAVSGLRNTLLEGDKHG, encoded by the coding sequence ATGTCTGTAACTTTTCACGATCTCTCGGCCGCCGACCAGTTGCCGACCCAGCTGTTTAAACGTACTGAATCGGACCTCTCTTTTTTCAGCGAACGCGTGACGCCAATTATTGCCGCCGTTCAGGCGCAAGGCGACGCGGCGTTGATCCGTTTTGGCCGTGAGTTTGATGGCGTGCAGCCGGAACATTTTTCCCTGCGCGCGGAAGAGAGCGAATTTGACGAAGCCTTTGCCCGCATGGATCCGGAAGTGATTGCCTCGATTCGCTTCTCGGTGGAAAACGTGCGCGCCTTCCATGAAGCGCAGAAGCCGGAAGAGATGTGGCTGAAAGAGATGCAGCCAGGGGCATTTGCCGGCGATCGCCATGTGCCGATCGATGCGGTGGCCTGCTATGTGCCGCGCGGTAAAGGTTCCTTCCCCAGCGTGCTGATTATGACCGCAGTACCGGCGGTGGTGGCCGGGGTACCGCGCGCGATTGTGATTACGCCGCCAGGACCGGATGGCAAAGTGGATGATGCGACGCTGGTTGCGGCGCGGCTGGTGGGGATCACTGAGATCTATAAATGCGGCGGCGCGCAGGGCGTGGCGGCGGTGGCTTACGGCACCGAAACGGTACCAAAATGCCTGAAAATTGTCGGGCCAGGCAGCCCGTGGGTGGTAGCGGCAAAACGCCAGCTGACCCATCTGCTGGATCCGGGGGTCCCGGCCGGTCCGAGCGAAAGTCTGATTCTGGCCGATGACAGTGTTGATGGCGCGCTGGCGGCGCTCGATCTGCTGATTGAATCAGAACATGGTCCGGATTCCTCGGCGTATCTGGTGACCTCCAGCCGCCGGGTGGCGGAACAGGCGATTGCAGCGCTGCCGGGCTACTGGGCGCAGCAAACCGAGCAGCGCGCCGGGTTCTCGCAGCAAGTGCTGTGCGGCGATCATGGCGGGGTGGTGCTGACTAAAGATTTCGCCACTGCGGTGGAGTTTGTTAATCAGTATGCGCCGGAGCATCTGGAGATTCTGACGGCAGAACCGATGGCGGTGATGACGCAAATCCGTAATGCCGGTGAGATTCTGCTGGGGAAATATACCCCGATTACGCTGGGTAACTTTGTGCTCGGACCCAATGCGGTGCTGCCAACCAATGGCGCGGCAAAAACCGCCGGACCGCTGTCGGTATTCGACTATATGAAACGTATCTCGGTCGGTTATGTCACGGCGGCGGGCTACCAGCCACTGGCCGATAAAGCCAGACGCTTTGCCGAATACGAAGGTTTTCCTGGTCATGCGCTGGCGGTTTCCGGGCTGCGTAATACCCTGCTGGAAGGGGATAAGCATGGCTGA